The Alteribacter populi genomic sequence TTTGTGGAATACCGTTGAATCACCTACACTACTCTACTCATTGCCATATCACTTACTAATTATAGCTGCGATGTTTGCCGTCTGGGGTGTTTTTGAGTGGAAGCGAGAGAAAAGGAAGCTGGCTTATGTTTTTATCGGGTTAGCGGTATTTTCACTATCAGTGTTTTGCTTTACAACCCTTGTATTTTAGTGAGAAGCTGAGGAAACTTGCGGATTGAATTTTGAGGTAAAGCATTACTTTATGAAAGGCGGAGTCTTCGCAGTAAATATGGCATGGAGAAATTGTTCTCCATGCCATATTTTTATATTTTAACAAGCGCTTCGCTAATTACCTTATAATGCATTTTCCTAGAAAAAATAATTGACTTCCAATCTCAATGAGTGTAGTATATTGGTTAATTAGTTGAGTAACTAACCGATTAAGGGAAGCATAGAATGAAAGTAAAGTTGGTGATCAATATGAAAAAAGCATTAGACGAAAATCGTCCGATCTTCCACCAAATTAAAGAATGGATTGAAGAAGACATTCTTGATGAGGAGTTGAAAGAGGGGGAGAGAATTCCTTCTACTAATGAACTTGCGAAATTTTACAGGATCAACCCAGCAACAGCTGGTAAGGGAGTTCAAGCACTTGTAGATGAAAAACTTATTTATAAGCAAAGGGGAATTGGCATGTTTGTGGCAGAAGGGGCAAAAAAGCTGCTAATGGAAAGGCGGAAACAAGAGTTTTTTGATGACTTTGTTAAACCGCTAGTAAAAGAAGCACACAGAATTGGGATGGAGCCTGAAGAGCTCACCGAGCTATTGTCAAAAGGAGTGAAGGAAAATGAGTGAAAGAATTGTACAAATTCAGAACCTGACTTTTTTTCACAGCAAGGACAAAAAAGGATTACATGATGTGGACC encodes the following:
- a CDS encoding GntR family transcriptional regulator — its product is MKVKLVINMKKALDENRPIFHQIKEWIEEDILDEELKEGERIPSTNELAKFYRINPATAGKGVQALVDEKLIYKQRGIGMFVAEGAKKLLMERRKQEFFDDFVKPLVKEAHRIGMEPEELTELLSKGVKENE